From the Pseudomonadota bacterium genome, one window contains:
- a CDS encoding cytoplasmic protein, with protein sequence MKVRNRHAYQVIYLRERSFMMLKKDLIMRNPLRAVSDEKGYILPEGGLGAVVARAGVGKTALLVQLALNSLLRGDCALHVSLGDPVRKVNLWYKEVFNNIAAQYRIEKIDELWNELLPHRFIMTFNIGGFSVPRLEERLTELADQQIFTPQMILIDGLPVNEQIKRADLHTLKELSQKFKSHIWFTVRSHRHEEPDTEGMPIQISEFSDLLDVVIKLEPHNDAVKLNVLKGRDTIANQSLSLDPVTMLIKE encoded by the coding sequence ATGAAAGTCCGAAACCGCCACGCCTACCAGGTCATCTACCTGCGAGAGAGGAGTTTTATGATGTTGAAAAAAGATTTGATCATGCGTAACCCGTTACGGGCTGTCAGCGATGAAAAAGGTTATATTCTGCCGGAAGGCGGATTGGGCGCGGTAGTGGCCCGGGCCGGGGTCGGCAAAACCGCGCTCCTGGTCCAGTTGGCCCTGAATTCACTACTTAGAGGCGATTGTGCCCTGCATGTCAGCCTCGGGGATCCGGTAAGAAAGGTCAACCTCTGGTACAAGGAAGTTTTCAACAATATCGCCGCCCAGTATAGAATTGAAAAGATCGATGAACTTTGGAACGAGCTGCTGCCCCATCGCTTCATCATGACCTTCAATATTGGCGGATTCAGTGTTCCCCGCCTCGAGGAGCGTTTAACCGAACTGGCCGACCAGCAGATTTTCACGCCGCAGATGATTCTGATCGACGGCCTGCCCGTCAATGAACAGATCAAGCGAGCGGACTTACATACCTTAAAAGAACTCTCGCAGAAATTTAAATCCCATATCTGGTTTACCGTGCGCAGCCACCGCCACGAAGAACCGGATACCGAGGGCATGCCGATTCAGATCAGCGAATTCAGCGACCTGCTCGATGTGGTTATCAAGCTTGAACCCCACAATGACGCCGTTAAATTAAACGTTCTGAAAGGCCGTGACACAATCGCAAACCAGAGTTTGTCGCTCGATCCTGTCACCATGCTGATCAAGGAATAG